Proteins encoded by one window of Scatophagus argus isolate fScaArg1 chromosome 4, fScaArg1.pri, whole genome shotgun sequence:
- the LOC124058105 gene encoding group 3 secretory phospholipase A2-like — protein sequence MQSRCLLRVLFALLALILSKGQDVMGSGLSCLRLSPAGDGLTRVTFLRVDAAGVRFLYLTVWSEDTRLVTCEVQSSPLVTESYRALCDSSGWQSQQPTRRFNISALLAQDAPCALGSSSAPKLTRLTRRDGTVGKTRRKRSWIFPGTLWCGTGSTAVQYEQLGMFESADRCCREHDHCLHTIPAFSMNYGVFNTKFYTVSHCDCDQRFRQCLLHVNDTISSMVGYSFFSVLQVPCFVLKQPTQCTDTHWWGMCKGGKEAPYAVFKSPLPYNSSDITSKYEHKADSNKLSNTEGQHVTESPPISPHTKSPTSKNKCRSEDPLRGGTLHRRKQKGEGCKKHRKLHSAEPSQIPSTSRARNNTPSVVTSLSRASKSSTLMSNKKRAGKKKSRKGLLAHPTQRSQVPPQTTANFYPQTTPPTPPHVLTAITAVTSTTQSSKKVPKHTRCCGFRTLLRGDTFLPHCKNCPAQNTTSHGTDVTPSTATYGSPSKATTLETPRLDKTRATPRQDTQTTADSAVSASTKLMTEAPIHEGRRPQTQMVSHLPWITMQQEPVGRTKAPVTQSERGLKLLHNLTDVQPLCRSLKHLDECKYKIPPLAKKYGLHNVESKTAYHCDCTSRLAVHIKSFKQRSILPTLMADFVSQYCFNLPKEKECRSRKSCSGGFIKASDLLQALKKIEERNTAGMRKRGNPVRLYKRCLRLEREADIMAHLT from the exons ATGCAGAGCAGATGCCTTCTCCGAGTTCTTTTCGCCTTATTGGCTCTCATTTTATCAAAAGGACAAGATGTGATGGGATCAGGTCTCTCCTGTCTCAGACTGAGTCCTGCCGGCGACGGACTGACGCGCGTCACGTTCCTGCGAGTGGACGCAGCCGGCGTGCGCTTCCTGTACCTCACCGTGTGGTCAGAGGATACCCGCCTGGTGACATGCGAAGTGCAGAGCAGTCCGCTGGTCACGGAAAGTTACCGCGCTCTCTGCGACAGCAGCGGCTGGCAGAGTCAGCAACCCACCAGGAGGTTTAACATCAGCGCGTTGTTGGCTCAGGACGCTCCCTGCGCGCTCGGCTCCTCCAGCGCGCCAAAATTGACCAGACTCACAAGAAGAGATGGGACGGTGGGGAAAACTCGGAGGAAACGCTCCTGGATATTTCCAGGGACGCTATGGTGCGGCACAGGAAGCACAGCGGTGCAATACGAACAGTTAG GGATGTTTGAGAGCGCCGACCGATGCTGCCGTGAGCACGACCACTGCCTGCACACCATCCCAGCTTTCTCCATGAATTATGGCGTCTTCAACACCAAATTCTACACCGTctcacactgtgactgtgaccaGAG GTTTCGACAGTGCCTTCTTCATGTGAATGACACCATTTCCAGTATGGTGGGCTACAGCTTCTTCAGCGTCCTGCAGGTTCCCTGCTTTGTGCTCAAACAGCCGACGCaatgcactgacacacactggtGGGGAAT gtgCAAAGGGGGCAAAGAGGCTCCGTATGCCGTCTTCAAAAGCCCTCTCCCTTACAACTCCTCAGATATTACGAGCAAATATGAACACAAAGCTGACAGTAACAAGCTATCAAACACTGAGGGGCAGCATGTGACCGAAAGCCCTCCGATCAGCCCGCACACAAAGTCACCcacaagcaaaaacaagtgCCGCTCCGAAGACCCACTCAGGGGGGGCACTTTGCACCGCAGAAAGCAAAAAGGGGAAGGATGTAAAAAACACCGCAAACTGCACTCAGCAGAACCTTCTCAAATCCCCTCAACATCAAGAGCACGCAACAACACTCCTTCCGTGGTAACCAGTCTGTCACGTGCTTCCAAAAGTAGCACattaatgtcaaataaaaagagagctggaaaaaagaagagcagaaaaggCCTGTTGGCTCACCCCACTCAGAGAAGTCAAGTTCCACCGCAGACGACTGCAAACTTTTATCCACAAACGACACCTCCAACACCTCCACACGTGCTGACCGCCATCACAGCCGTGACCAGTACCACCCAAAGTTCCAAAAAAGTTCCCAAACACACTCGCTGTTGTGGATTCAGGACGCTTTTGAGAGGTGACACTTTTCTGCCTCACTGTAAAAACTGTCCCGCACAAAACACGACTTCTCACGGGACAGATGTTACCCCCTCAACAGCTACGTATGGATCACCGAGCAAAGCGACGACACTCGAAACGCCGCGGCTCGATAAGACAAGAGCAACGCCCAGACAAGACACTCAGACTACAGCTGATTCTGCAGTGTCGGCCTCAACAAAACTTATGACGGAAGCCCCCATTCATGAAGGCCGCAGGCCACAAACGCAGATGGTTTCTCATCTGCCGTGGATTACCATGCAGCAGGAACCCGTGGGCCGAACCAAAGCCCCAGTCACACAGTCAGAGAGAGGCCTGAAACTGTTGCATAATTTGACAG ATGTTCAGCCCCTGTGCAGAAGCCTCAAACATCTGGATGAGTGTAAATACAAAATCCCCCCTTTGGCGAAGAAGTACGGTCTGCACAACGTGGAGTCAAAGACGGCCTATCACTGTGACTGCACCAGCCG CTTGGCtgttcacattaaaagcttCAAGCAACGCAGTATTCTCCCCACGCTGATGGCGGATTTCGTCTCTCAGTACTGCTTTAACCTGCCGAAGGAGAAGGAATGCCGCAGCAGAAAAAG CTGTTCTGGAGGCTTCATTAAAGCCTCTGACCTACTTCAAGCACTTAAGAAGATAGAGGAAAGAAACACTGCCGGGATGCGAAAGAGAGGGAATCCTGTTCGCCTTTATAAGCGATGCCTGAGGCTGGAGAGAGAAGCTGATATTATGGCACATCTCACATGA